The following is a genomic window from Candidatus Tectomicrobia bacterium.
CGACGGCTACCGCATCCTCTGCCGCCTGAGAGAGGGCGAGGTGCGCCTCATCACGCGGGGCGGGAAGGACTGGACGGCCCGCTTTTCCGGCGTAGCCCGCGCCTGCGCCGGGTTCCCGGCAAAGGAGGCCATCCTCGACGGCGAGGTGGTCGCCTTGCGGGAGGACGGGACCTCCGACTTCCAGGCCCTGCAAAACTCCCTGAAGGGCGGCTCCGACGCTCCCATCGTCTACTACGTCTTCGATCTTCCCTATGCGGACGGGTTCGATCTCAGGAAGTCCCCCCTCATCGAGCGGAAGGAGCTGCTGCGGCGCCGGCTGGAGAGCCGCGCCGGGATGGATTCCCACCTGCAGTACAGCCAGCACGTGCAGGGAAAGGGGTCGGAAGTCTACGGCCACGCCTGCCGGATCGGGGTGGAGGGCGTCGTCTGCAAGAAAGCGGGCAGCGAATACCAGCCCAAGCGCACGAAGACCTGGCTCAAGGTGAAATGCACCCGCCGGCAGGAGTTCGTCATCGGCGGCTTTACCGACCCCGGGGGCTCGCGCCGGGGGTTCGGCGCCCTTCTGCTGGGCTGCTATGACGGGGATGATCTCGTCTATTGCGGGAAGGTGGGGACCGGCTTCGACGACGCCCTGCTGGTCGACCTGGCCGGGAGGCTCAAGCGGATGGAGCGGAAGGCTCCCTCCTTCAAGAACCCTCCCCGCGGCCCAGAGGCCCGTGGCGCGCACTGGGTGCGGCCGGAGCTGGTGGGGGAGGTGGCCTTCACGGAGTGGACCGGGGACGGCTCGCTGCGCCACCCGGCGTTTGTGGGCCTGCGGGAGGACAAGCCGGCCCGCGAGGTGGCGCGCGAGAGCTATGGGTTCCTGCCCGGGGGGGACGGGCGGGGTGGCCGCTCGTCCAAGCCAAAGAAATCCCGGAAGAGGGCGACGAAGAAAAACCGCGCCTCCGCCGGGCCCGCCAAAAAGAGGGGGACCCGATCGGCCCGCAAGGAGCCGGAGGAGACCGTGGCGGGCGTCCCCCTGTCGAACCCCGGCCGCGTCCTCTTCCCCGAGCAAGATCTCACCAAGCGCACCCTCGCGGAATATTACGAGCGGATCGCGGAATGGGCGCTCCCCCACGTCGCCGGCCGCCCCCTCACCCTCGTCCGCTGCCCCCAGGGGCACGCCAAGGACTGCTTCTTCCAGAAGCACATCGACGGCCCCATGCCCAAGGGCATGAGAGGGATGAAAATCCAGGAAAAAGCGGCGTCCGGCGCCTACCTCGTGGTCGATGATCTGCCCGGGCTCATCTCCCTGGTCCAGCTCGGGGTGCTGGAGATCCACACGTGGGGGAGCCGGGCGGACAATGTGGAGAAGCCCGACCTCCTGGTCTTCGACCTGGACCCCGACCCCGGCGTGAGGTGGGAGGACGTGATCGAGAGCGCGCGGGTGACGGGGGGACGCCTGGCGGAGCTGGGCCTCCGCAGCTTTGTCAAGACCTCGGGCGGCAAGGGCCTGCACGTCGTCGCGCCCATCGCCTGCAGGGGCGGCTGGGAGGAAGTCAGGTCGTTCGCCAAGGCGGTCGTGGAGGACATCTGCCGGGAGATGCCCGGCCGCTGCGCCGCCACCATGAGCAAGCCGAAACGGAAGGGGAAGATCTTCATCGACCATTTCCGCAACGGGCGGGGGGCGACCTCGGTCGCCGCCTATTCCACCCGCGCCAAGGCCGGCGCGCCGGTTTCCGCCCCCATCCACTGGGACGAGCTCTCCCCCCGCCTCAAGGCGGACGCCTTCAACGTCCAGAACGTCCCGAGGCGCCTCGCCTCCCTCAAGCGCGACCCCTGGGAGGGCTTCTTCCGGGTTCGCCAGTCGATCACGTCGGAGATGAAGAAGACGCTGGGGATGGAAGAGAAATAGAATAGAGAAACCCGCCGGCGGGGCGGGCCTCAAGCCGTCTTCCGGTGGCGCTCCTGAGCCTGGGGCTTGACCGCCGCGCGGGAGGGCCTGCGCGCCCGAGGCTCCTTCCGGCCGCCCTGCTTCTCCCGGAGACTCCGCTGCAGCGCCTCCATGAGGTTGACCACGCGCCCCCGGCCGCCCCCCTCGGCCGTGGCCGCGGTGACGAACTCCTTGCCCTCGGCCTTCGCCTCGATCAGCTTCTCCAGCTCCTCGCGGTATTCGTCGCGGTAGCGGGAGGGGTCGAAATCCGTCGTCATCTCGTTGATGAGCTTCATGGCGATGTCGAGCTCGCGGCCGGCCGGCTTCACGTCGCGCGGGATATCGAGCTGCCCGGCCTCGGCCACCTCGTCGCTGTAGTGCATGGCATGGAGGACGATGGCCCCGTCCCGGGGGCGCAGGATGGAGAGATGCTGCCGCTCCCGCATGACGAAATGGGCGATGGCGGCCGTCTTGCTCTCCTCCATCGCGCGGAGGAGCAGGCTGTACGCCTTCGCGGCGTTCTCGTCGGGGACGAGGTAGTAAGGCTTGTCGAAATAGACGGGGTCCACCTCCTCGATCCGGATGAAGGCGTCGATGGCGATGGAGCGTCCCTCGTCGGGCCGTAGCTTCTTGAGTTCCTTCTCGTCCATCAGGATGTACTGGTCGGGCGCGATCTCGTAGCCCCTCGCCGTCTCGTTGAAGTCGTACTCCTCGCCGGTTTCCGGGCAGTAGAGCTTCCGGCGGAGGCGGCAGGACCCGTCCGGGTTCAGCAGGTGGAACCGCACGCTCTTCTCCCGTACCACGGTTTGCAGCTTCACCGGGATGTTCACTAGCCCGAAGCTGATATTTCCGCTCCAAATCGATCGCGGCACTCAGTCCCCTCCCGGCACCGCATGCATCAGCCGCGCCGGGTGAGGCGGCGGAAAGAAATTCCGCCGCCTTCCCGGAACAGTCTCCTGATGGGATCCCTCAGCGGTGCGCCGACACCTCCTCGAGCGCCTTTCCGGCCATCTCGACTTCCTCGCTGCGGACCGCGAAATCACCCAGCGAGATGATACCCACCAGGCGCTTGTCCCTGTTCAGGATCGGAAGGCGCCGGATCTGCTTGTCGGACATGAGCTTGGCCGCCTCGTCGATGTCCTGGTCCTCGAAGCAGTAATGGACGCCCGGCGACATGGACTCGCGGACGGACGCCTTCCTGCAATCCTTTCCCCCGGCCACCGCGTTCACCACGATGTCCCGATCCGTGATCGTCCCCACGATCCGATCGTTCTCCCCGACGGGCAGCATGCCGAAATTGCCCTTTTTCATCGTGGCGGCGGCGTCTGTCAGAGTGGCGTCCGGCGAGATGACTTTCACATCCGTGCTCATGATTTCCCGAATCTGCATGACCTTTCACCTCTCAATGTACACGGTGCCCGCACCGCGGCGCCTACCCGTGAACCGGAAGGCCCGCGTTCTTCCAGCCCTCCACTCCGCCCCGCAGGGCGAAAGCATTCCTGAAACCCTTCATCCGGTATTTCTCGGCCTGACCGGCCGCGGTGGCTTCCTTGGGTCAGGCGCAATAGAAAATGAGTTCCCGATCCTTGCCCAGGTTTCCCGCGCGCTGTTCGAACTCCCGCAGGTTGAGGGAGCCCTCCAGGTTTATCTTCTTGCATTTCTCTTCTTCTTCATAGGCGCACACCAGCAGGGCTCCCTCTTCCATCTTGCCGTAGGCTTCTTTCGCGCCGATGCGCGGGACGTTAGCCATCGGGATGCTCCTCCGGAGCCTGCCTTTTGAGGCGCAGGCCCTTCCTCATTGTGAATTTTGGCGGCGCTTCAGGCGAGACAGGCGTTTGGGAGGGCCCAAGAGCGGGCCCCTTCAAAAATTTGGGCCGGGCCGGAGGATGAAGCAAGGGATTTTCTGCGGAGCACCCGCAAGGGCGAAACGGGAGCAAAGCCTGCGATACGACCGGCGGGAGCCCGGCCTCTTGCCGGACACCGCCGCCTCGGCGATTGCTCCGGCCGCGGGCCGGGCCGCCGGAATCCGGCGCGGCGCGGGTCAGGCCAGGAACTTCCCGTCCTTCACGACCGGCTCCCCGTCCAGCTCGACGGTGGTGCCGTACAGCAGGGCGTCCAGGTGCATCTTGCTCCGCACCGAGCCGCCGAGGCTGTAGTTGTCCCCGATGCCGAAGTGCGCGGTGCCAATGAGCCGCTTGTCCTGGTTGTTGCCGCGGGGCCGCTCGTTCGGGACGGTGCCGATGCCCAGTTCGGCGACGTTGGTGGCGTTGTCGTCCGCCTGGTCCCAGATCGCCTTCAGGCGCTCGGCGTCCGCCCCGCCCGAGACTTTCGCGACGGTTCCCTTCTCGAACGTCAGGCGGATGGGCTCGCGGACGAAGCCGATCCAGTTCACCATCCCGTCCACGACGGCGACGCCCTCGGCCGTCCCCTCCAGCGGCGAGACGGCCGCCTCGGAGAAGTTCGGCATGCTCGCCCAGAAGCCCTTCTCGGTGCAGATGGAGGAGATCCCGTAGCCCTTGCGGCCCTCGAGGGACATGGCGACGTCGGTGCCGAGGGCGGTGGTGACGCGCGCCCGCTTGGCGGCCGTGAGGCGCGCGGCCAGGCGGTTCGCGCGATCCTTGGTATCGAGCAGCTCCTTGGCCGTGACGCGCTCCCCCGGCTCGGGGACCATGAAATTGCCGAAGCGCACCCCCCGGGCGAGGGCATCCTTGCGCGCCTTGGTGTGGACGAACTGGTTGATGGCCAGGTCGGAGAGGGCGGCGATCGCCACGTCGGCGGCGTTCATCGCCGCGATGATGATGTCGTTCGGCTCCTTCTGGTAGGGCTTGGGCTCGGGGATGAGGGTGATCGCCGGGACGGCGCCCTTCACGGCCGCGGCGGCCGCCAGCGCCTCGCCCCAGGGGAGGTGCTCCTGGTCCACGATGACCAGGACCTTCTCACCCTCCTTCACGCCCAGGCACGTCTCGATGCACAGGTGCGCCGTCTCCATCCGATCCATGAAGCTGACCATCGCAGTCCTCCGGTATGGATAAAATTCCGCATCCCTCGCCCAGCGCGAAAGCCGAGAGGCATCCGCCTCCGCCCGCGCCGCCTGCCCGCGGCCGGGTCGTACTCGCGAAGCGGGTATGAAGTGACGCTGCCGGGCACGTAGCCCCCGGCGACGTACATCTTGCCGCCGAGCTCCGCCACCGAGATCTCGGTGCGGGGAATGGGCAGCGGGGCCTTCCTCAGCCAGTTCCCCGGCCCCTCCCGCATCTGGGCGGAAGCGGGAAGGGCAAGGAGGACGAGCGGCGGAAGCACGGCGAGGAAAACCCGTGGGCGCTCGAAGCGCGCCTTCACACCGGCGGCACCCTCCCCCTTCGGCGCGCGGCGCGTGCGGGTTTCCCGCACGGAAACCCGAGGATTCTTCGTTTCGGCGGCCGCGGCCGCGGATGGTGCGGAAATCCTAGCACATTTCGCCGCTGATGCGGCCGAAGCCCGCTCGCCCCGGAGGCCGGAAACCGCCCGCTCGAAAATCCGCCCCGCTTCCCCTATACTTCCCGCATCCCGAAAAGCACGGCGGCCCCGCCGCAGGAGGAGGTCACATGACGGTGAACAGCCCCGCGACGCGGGACGACCGGATCGGCCGCCCCCCCTACATCCCCGGGACTCCCGAGGAGCTCGACGCGGTCATCGCGGCCCCGGACAACCACGAGGTGCTCATCGACAACGACAGGGTCCGCGTGCTGCGCGTGACCATCCGGCCGGGCGAGCTCGAGCACATGCACACCCACAGGTGGCCGAGCGTCTTCATCATCACGAGCCTGCCCAAGATCGTGTACTACACCGAGAAGATGGAGGCCGTCCCCCCCTCGGGCACCCGGCGCGAGGGCGTCCCCATCTTCATCGAGCCCGAGGGCGTCCACGCCGTCGAGAACAAGGACACGAGGCTGTTCGAGGGGATCCGCATCGAGCTGAAGGGCTGACGGAAGGCCGGGGCTCCTTCCGGCCTGGGCTTCCCGCCGCGCCCTCCCTTTCACTTTCGGAGGGGCGGCCCGTCCCGCATCCATCCTTCCTCCACTCGCCTCCGCCGCCGGTTTGGGAATGGAAGGCGGGCCTGCGGCGCCCAGTGCCGCGGCCGCTCAAGGGTTCCGCCGGGATTGGATTCCAAGGAGCTTACAGTCGGAAATTCAAACAGGAGAGATAACCTCAAGTATATTTTATACTCTCTTTTTCACGCCATGTAACTCGCCGCGCCCCTTTCAAAAAAAAGCCTTTCATTTCATGGCATAAGAAAGGCGAGTCGGATATCGTACGCCCGAAAACCGCCGCCGATCCCCCGGAGGATCCCCGAAATGGCCACCGTCCTCTCCACCGCCCGGCGCCTCGGCGGCTACCGCTACACCCAGGCCGAGATCGAGCCCTGGCTCAGCCGCTGGCTGGAGGGGAACGGCGAGGCGAGGGAGCGCGCCATCCGCATGTGCCGCAATTCCCAGGTCGGCGCCCGCGCCTCCGTGGTCCCCATCGAGGAAGTCTTCCGCGAGCGCACGTTCGAGGAGAAGAACGACATCTACCGGGAGAACGCGATCATCCTCGCCGAGGACGCCGCCCGCCGCGCCCTCGAGGAGGCCGGCGCCGCCCCGGAGGAGGTGGACATCATCATCTCCGTCTCCTGCACCGGCTTCATGATCCCCGCCGTGGACGCCTACCTCATCAACCGCCTGGGCCTCCGCCCCGAGGTGAAGCGCCTCCCGATGACCGAGATGGGCTGCGCGGCCGGCGCCACAGCGCTGGCCCGAGCCTGGGAATACCTGCGGGCCTTCCCGGAGCACAAGGCCCTCGTCGTCTCCGTCGAGCTGGCCACCCTCACCTTCCAGCCCCGAGACTTCTCCATGGACAACCTCGTCTCGGCCGCCATCTTCGGCGACGGGGCCGCCGCCGCCGTCCTGGGCGGAGCCCCCGGGCCCGGCGCCCGCATCGAGGGCTGCCGCACCACCACCCTCCCCGGGACCCTGCACCTCTTCGGCTTCCGCCTCTCGAACACCGGCTTCCGCATCATCCTCTCGCGCGGCATCCCCGCCGCCGTCCGGGCCCGCCTCAGGCCCATCGTCGAGGGGTTTCTCGGGGAGCACGGCCTCGCCCTCCCCGAGGTCCGCCACCTCATCTTCCACCCGGGCGGCAAGCGCATCATCGAGGTCTACCGCGACGAGCTGGGCCTGCCCGAGGAGGCGCTGCGCTTCTCCGCCGCCATGCTCAGCGCCCACGGCAACCTCTCCTCGAGCTCGGTCCTCGTCATCCTCGACGACATCCTCCGCCGCGGCGAGGCCGCGCCCGGGGACGCCGGCCTCCTCCTCGCCATGGGCCCCGGCTTCACCATCGAGCAGCTCCTCCTCCGCTGGCACGGCTGAGCCCCTCCGGCAAAACGGGATTTAAATCCCCAATCCCTCCCCCCCTGAGGGAGGAAGGAGAAAAACCCGCCCCCTCATGGGGGGAGGGAGCGCCCCGCCCAGGCGCCCGCCGCCTGGGGACCCGGAAAGTGGGGCGCGATGGGGGGCATTGTTATCCGGAACTATCAGCAATTAACAGGAACTAACGGAAGTCCCCAGCCCAGGGGCTCCTTTTTCGCGCGCCTCCCCCTTCCCCGGCATGCGCCGGGGGGGCGAGTGCAAATGTAAGGCATGGGGAGGAAGGTCCAGCTACCCCATTTTCGCGCACTTTCATGCACGGGCGGAAATCTGGCCCTTTTGGGCGGTTTTAGCCGGAAAAAAATTAAAATTTAACCAAAAAACCGGCCGCCGGGACCCCGGCCGCCCTCGCCCGGCCGGCTCCCGCTCCCCCTATTCCTCCCCCCGGAAGAACACGGCCGCGAGGGGCGGAAGGGTGAGGCGGAGGGAGTAGGGCCGGCCGTGGGCGGGGCTTTCCTCGGCCGCGAGGCCCCCCATGTTGCCCATGCCGCCGCCCCCGAAGAACTCGGCGTCGCTGTTGGCGATCTCGCGCCAGAAGCCGCCCCGGGGGACGCCGATGCGGTAGGGCGCGCGCGGCACGGGGGTGAAGTTGAAGACCGCGGCGACCGGGGGATGCCCCGCCTCGCCCTTGCGGAGGAAGCTGAGGACGCTCTGGTCGCTGTCCCCGCCGTCGATCCACTCGAAGCCCTCGGGGTCGAAGTCGATGGTGTGGAGGGCGGGCTCCTCCCGGTGGAGGCGGTTCAGCTCCGAAACCCACCGGAGGATGCCCGACTGGAACGGCAGGTCCATGTGGTCCCATTCCACGGTGGCGTCGTGGTTCCACTCTCCGTACTGGCCGAACTCCCCGCCCATGAAGAGGAGCTTCTTGCCCGGGTGGGCGTGCATGAGGCCGTAGAGGAGCCGCAGGTTGGCCGCCTTCTGCCAGTCGTCGCCGGGCATGATGCCCCAGAGGGAGCCCTTGCCGTGCACGACCTCGTCGTGGGAGAGCGGGAGCACGAAGTTCTCGTTGAAGGCGTAGATCATGCGGAAGGTGAGGTCGTTGTGGTGGAAGCGGCGGTGGATGGGCTCCTTGCGCATGTAGCGCAGGGTGTCGTGCATCCAGCCCATGTCCCACTTCATGCCGAAGCCCAGGCCGCCGACATAGGCGGGCCGGGAGACCATCGGCCAGGCGGTGGACTCCTCGGCGTAGGTCTGGACGTCGGGGTGGCGGCGGTAGATCTCCTCGTTCAGGCGGCGGAGGAAGTGGATGGCCTGGATGTTCTCGCGGCCCCCGTACTCGTTCGGGATCCACTCGCCCTCCTTGCGGGAGTAGTCGAGATAGAGCATGGAGGCGACGGCGTCTACGCGGAGCCCGTCGGCGTGGTACCTCTCGAGCCAGAAGAGCGCGCTGCTGATGAGGAAGGCGCGCACCTCGTTGCGGCCATAGTTGAAGATAAAGCTCTGCCAGTCGGGATGGAAGCCCTGGCGGGGGTCCCCGTGCTCGTAGAGATGGGTGCCGTCGAAATAGGCGAGCCCGTGCCCGTCGGCCGGAAAGTGGGACGGCACCCAGTCGAGGATGACGCCGATGCCGTTCTGGTGGAGGTGGTCCACGAGGTACATGAAGTCCTGCGGCGCGCCGTACCGGGCGCTCGGCGCGAAGTAGGAGGTGGTCTGGTAGCCCCAGGAGCCGAAGAAAGGGTGCTCCATGACGGGAAGGAACTCGACGTGGGTGAAGCCCAGCCGCGTCACGTGCTCGGCCAGGCGGTGGGCCAGCTCCCGGTAGGAGAGGGAGCGGTAACCCTCGCCGGGCACGCGCATCCACGAGCCCAGGTGCACCTCGTAGATGGAGATGGGAGACTTCCGGTTATTGAAGGCGCGGCGCTTCCGCATCCAGTCCTCGTCCCCCCACGCGTAGTCGAGGTCCCAGACGACGGAGGCGGTCTGGGGGGGCACCTCGGTGCGCAGGGCGAAGGGATCGGCCTTCTGCTCGCGGAAGCCCAGGAAGCGCGAA
Proteins encoded in this region:
- a CDS encoding CBS domain-containing protein, producing MQIREIMSTDVKVISPDATLTDAAATMKKGNFGMLPVGENDRIVGTITDRDIVVNAVAGGKDCRKASVRESMSPGVHYCFEDQDIDEAAKLMSDKQIRRLPILNRDKRLVGIISLGDFAVRSEEVEMAGKALEEVSAHR
- the glgB gene encoding 1,4-alpha-glucan branching protein GlgB → MNDNRTAGAEARVRHDVSVLTGDDVYLFNEGTHFHLYEKLGSHPARREGADGTHFAVWAPNAEAVSVLGNFNGWTAGRHPLRPSSSGVWEGFIPGVGKGETYKYQVNSRFLGFREQKADPFALRTEVPPQTASVVWDLDYAWGDEDWMRKRRAFNNRKSPISIYEVHLGSWMRVPGEGYRSLSYRELAHRLAEHVTRLGFTHVEFLPVMEHPFFGSWGYQTTSYFAPSARYGAPQDFMYLVDHLHQNGIGVILDWVPSHFPADGHGLAYFDGTHLYEHGDPRQGFHPDWQSFIFNYGRNEVRAFLISSALFWLERYHADGLRVDAVASMLYLDYSRKEGEWIPNEYGGRENIQAIHFLRRLNEEIYRRHPDVQTYAEESTAWPMVSRPAYVGGLGFGMKWDMGWMHDTLRYMRKEPIHRRFHHNDLTFRMIYAFNENFVLPLSHDEVVHGKGSLWGIMPGDDWQKAANLRLLYGLMHAHPGKKLLFMGGEFGQYGEWNHDATVEWDHMDLPFQSGILRWVSELNRLHREEPALHTIDFDPEGFEWIDGGDSDQSVLSFLRKGEAGHPPVAAVFNFTPVPRAPYRIGVPRGGFWREIANSDAEFFGGGGMGNMGGLAAEESPAHGRPYSLRLTLPPLAAVFFRGEE
- a CDS encoding ArsR family transcriptional regulator, producing the protein MANVPRIGAKEAYGKMEEGALLVCAYEEEEKCKKINLEGSLNLREFEQRAGNLGKDRELIFYCA
- a CDS encoding Ku protein codes for the protein MPRSIWSGNISFGLVNIPVKLQTVVREKSVRFHLLNPDGSCRLRRKLYCPETGEEYDFNETARGYEIAPDQYILMDEKELKKLRPDEGRSIAIDAFIRIEEVDPVYFDKPYYLVPDENAAKAYSLLLRAMEESKTAAIAHFVMRERQHLSILRPRDGAIVLHAMHYSDEVAEAGQLDIPRDVKPAGRELDIAMKLINEMTTDFDPSRYRDEYREELEKLIEAKAEGKEFVTAATAEGGGRGRVVNLMEALQRSLREKQGGRKEPRARRPSRAAVKPQAQERHRKTA
- a CDS encoding aminopeptidase, producing MVSFMDRMETAHLCIETCLGVKEGEKVLVIVDQEHLPWGEALAAAAAVKGAVPAITLIPEPKPYQKEPNDIIIAAMNAADVAIAALSDLAINQFVHTKARKDALARGVRFGNFMVPEPGERVTAKELLDTKDRANRLAARLTAAKRARVTTALGTDVAMSLEGRKGYGISSICTEKGFWASMPNFSEAAVSPLEGTAEGVAVVDGMVNWIGFVREPIRLTFEKGTVAKVSGGADAERLKAIWDQADDNATNVAELGIGTVPNERPRGNNQDKRLIGTAHFGIGDNYSLGGSVRSKMHLDALLYGTTVELDGEPVVKDGKFLA
- a CDS encoding type III polyketide synthase — protein: MATVLSTARRLGGYRYTQAEIEPWLSRWLEGNGEARERAIRMCRNSQVGARASVVPIEEVFRERTFEEKNDIYRENAIILAEDAARRALEEAGAAPEEVDIIISVSCTGFMIPAVDAYLINRLGLRPEVKRLPMTEMGCAAGATALARAWEYLRAFPEHKALVVSVELATLTFQPRDFSMDNLVSAAIFGDGAAAAVLGGAPGPGARIEGCRTTTLPGTLHLFGFRLSNTGFRIILSRGIPAAVRARLRPIVEGFLGEHGLALPEVRHLIFHPGGKRIIEVYRDELGLPEEALRFSAAMLSAHGNLSSSSVLVILDDILRRGEAAPGDAGLLLAMGPGFTIEQLLLRWHG
- the ligD gene encoding DNA ligase D, with product MISAPQLKEYRRKRDFKRTPEPKGTPERAAEGRTFVVQKHDATRLHYDLRLEMGGTLKSWAVPKGPSLDPGEKRLAVRVEDHPLEYGGFEGTIPEGEYGAGSVLVWDRGRWEPLGDPDEGYRKGKLHFRLHGEKLKGGWVLVRMGGARGEDGKNWLFFKEKDKEAGKKDILKERPESVLSGRRIWGAGPAAEDGRRNGKKAPPEPAAPEKLTGRKAGRPRRRRPGMAPAGLHNARGAPPPSRLAPQLATLVPKVPEGDGWLHEIKFDGYRILCRLREGEVRLITRGGKDWTARFSGVARACAGFPAKEAILDGEVVALREDGTSDFQALQNSLKGGSDAPIVYYVFDLPYADGFDLRKSPLIERKELLRRRLESRAGMDSHLQYSQHVQGKGSEVYGHACRIGVEGVVCKKAGSEYQPKRTKTWLKVKCTRRQEFVIGGFTDPGGSRRGFGALLLGCYDGDDLVYCGKVGTGFDDALLVDLAGRLKRMERKAPSFKNPPRGPEARGAHWVRPELVGEVAFTEWTGDGSLRHPAFVGLREDKPAREVARESYGFLPGGDGRGGRSSKPKKSRKRATKKNRASAGPAKKRGTRSARKEPEETVAGVPLSNPGRVLFPEQDLTKRTLAEYYERIAEWALPHVAGRPLTLVRCPQGHAKDCFFQKHIDGPMPKGMRGMKIQEKAASGAYLVVDDLPGLISLVQLGVLEIHTWGSRADNVEKPDLLVFDLDPDPGVRWEDVIESARVTGGRLAELGLRSFVKTSGGKGLHVVAPIACRGGWEEVRSFAKAVVEDICREMPGRCAATMSKPKRKGKIFIDHFRNGRGATSVAAYSTRAKAGAPVSAPIHWDELSPRLKADAFNVQNVPRRLASLKRDPWEGFFRVRQSITSEMKKTLGMEEK